A stretch of the Gossypium hirsutum isolate 1008001.06 chromosome D07, Gossypium_hirsutum_v2.1, whole genome shotgun sequence genome encodes the following:
- the LOC107950568 gene encoding LOW QUALITY PROTEIN: putative leucine-rich repeat receptor-like serine/threonine-protein kinase At2g14440 (The sequence of the model RefSeq protein was modified relative to this genomic sequence to represent the inferred CDS: deleted 1 base in 1 codon; substituted 1 base at 1 genomic stop codon) yields MFCALTSYPDDLFDRYWEPYAENVSVIASNNTPSVSGFWNIPPSKIFESALSTDQLEPLELRWPPLSLPNSTYYIALYFADNRDSMLSSSRVLRIHINEVRYISNLEVTSAGAAVFATRWPLEGQTKITLSSAANSNTSPLINAGEIEXILRLGGRTHTRDVITLNAMKSSLRNPPLDWNGDPCLPLYYTWTGITCSEGERIRVVTLNLTSMGLSGSLSSSIANLTALTGIWLGNNSLSGTIPNLSSLRLLEVLHLEDNQFNGDIPSSLGEVRSLRELFLQNNNLTGRIPDSLVGKPGLDLRTSGNQFLSPSPS; encoded by the exons ATGTTTTGTGCTCTGACCAGTTACCCTGATGATCTCTTTGATCGATATTGGGAGCCATATGCAGAAAATGTTTCTGTTATAGCAAGCAATAACACTCCATCTGTTTCTGGGTTCTGGAATATACCCCcttcaaaaatatttgaaagcGCACTTTCAACAGATCAGTTGGAACCCCTGGAGTTGAGATGGCCGCCTTTGTCACTTCCGAACTCAACTTACTACATTGCTTTGTATTTTGCGGATAATCGTGATTCAATGCTTTCAAGCTCAAGAGTGCTTCGCATACACATAAATGAAGTAAGGTATATTAGCAATTTGGAAGTGACTTCAGCAGGAGCTGCGGTCTTTGCAACCAGATGGCCACTTGAAGGTCAAACAAAGATTACTTTGAGTTCCGCTGCCAATTCGAATACTAGTCCTTTAATCAATGCCGGGGAGATT GAGTAAATTCTTCGCCTAGGAGGAAGAACTCATACAAGGGATG TTATAACTTTAAACGCAATGAAAAGCAGTTTGCGGAACCCTCCACTTGATTGGAATGGTGATCCTTGCCTGCCCCTTTATTACACATGGACTGGAATTACATGTTCTGAGGGTGAACGAATTCGTGTGGTTACTTT gAACTTGACTAGTATGGGTCTTTCAGGATCATTGTCTTCAAGCATTGCTAATTTAACTGCACTGACTggcat TTGGCTCGGTAATAACAGTTTATCAGGAACAATACCTAATCTCAGTTCTTTAAGGCTACTAGAAGTGTT GCATTTGGAAGATAATCAGTTCAATGGAGATATTCCCTCATCACTTGGAGAAGTGAGAAGCTTGCGTGAACT ATTCTTACAAAACAATAATCTGACTGGGCGAATACCGGATAGTCTTGTAGGAAAACCAGGACTGGACTTGAG GACTTCTGGAAATCAGTTTTTATCCCCATCACCTTCTTGA